The following proteins come from a genomic window of Synechococcus sp. NB0720_010:
- a CDS encoding glycosyltransferase family 4 protein, with protein sequence MISSRPDLAAVLAFGSAALLTALIVPLVRQLGLRWGLIDQPDPRKQHTTPMVRLGGIGIVSGFVLGLLLIWRLGGFVELPPQRDALIWTTLAGSLCYFVIGLADDLFALPPLPRLGGQVAVAMAVWSQGVRIGAIDLPFAGSAGVIPLSEPLSLLFTVIWLVGITNAINWLDGLDGLAAGVSGIAAVALLSVSYSLSQPAPGLLAAALAGSCLGFLRHNFNPAKIFMGDGGSYFLGFALAAISIIGPAKGLTSVSLLFPLLILALPLADMSAVIMGRVSEGHSPFYPDRRHLHHRLLRAGFSHRRTVLLIYAFTQWLAALALVFAGAELRFLWLTLATAVLIAAVTICRRSLSRERAQQDQGVDG encoded by the coding sequence ATGATTTCCAGCCGGCCGGATCTTGCCGCTGTTCTGGCCTTCGGAAGCGCTGCACTGCTGACCGCTTTGATCGTCCCTCTGGTGCGGCAACTCGGGCTGCGCTGGGGCCTGATTGACCAACCTGACCCCAGAAAGCAGCACACCACGCCGATGGTGCGCCTGGGGGGTATTGGCATCGTTTCCGGCTTTGTGCTCGGGCTGCTCTTGATCTGGCGTCTAGGCGGCTTTGTGGAGCTGCCGCCTCAGCGGGATGCCCTGATTTGGACCACCCTGGCCGGCTCCCTTTGCTACTTCGTCATTGGCCTGGCCGATGACCTGTTTGCCTTGCCACCGTTGCCCCGCCTCGGAGGGCAGGTCGCGGTGGCGATGGCCGTCTGGAGCCAAGGCGTCCGTATTGGTGCCATCGATCTGCCCTTCGCTGGCAGCGCAGGGGTCATTCCTCTGTCTGAACCGCTGAGCCTGCTGTTCACCGTGATCTGGCTCGTGGGGATCACCAACGCCATCAATTGGCTTGATGGGTTGGACGGCTTGGCCGCCGGTGTCAGCGGCATTGCAGCGGTTGCCTTGCTTTCGGTGAGCTACAGCCTCTCGCAGCCGGCCCCTGGTCTGCTGGCCGCGGCATTGGCTGGCAGTTGCCTGGGCTTTCTGCGCCACAACTTCAATCCAGCCAAGATTTTTATGGGCGATGGCGGCTCCTATTTCTTGGGCTTTGCCTTGGCCGCCATCAGCATCATTGGCCCGGCAAAGGGTTTGACCAGCGTCAGCCTGCTGTTCCCCTTATTGATCCTGGCCCTGCCGCTGGCGGACATGTCCGCCGTGATCATGGGCCGGGTGAGCGAGGGGCACTCCCCCTTCTATCCCGATCGCCGCCACCTGCATCACCGCTTGCTCAGGGCGGGCTTCAGCCATCGCCGCACGGTGCTGTTGATCTACGCCTTCACCCAGTGGCTTGCTGCTTTGGCTTTGGTCTTTGCCGGGGCGGAACTGCGTTTCCTTTGGTTGACCTTGGCCACCGCGGTCTTGATTGCCGCGGTGACGATCTGCCGCCGCAGCTTGAGCCGCGAGCGGGCCCAGCAGGACCAGGGCGTTGACGGCTGA
- the glyA gene encoding serine hydroxymethyltransferase, producing the protein MAESTAAATNRPLAASDPAIAALIGKELQRQQTHLELIASENFASQAVMEAQGSVLTNKYAEGLPSKRYYGGCEHVDAIEELAIERAKELFGAAWANVQPHSGAQANFAVFLALLKPGDTIMGMDLSHGGHLTHGSPVNVSGKWFNVVQYGVDETTQQLNFESIRKLALEHKPKLIVCGYSAYPRTIDFQAFRAIADEVGAYLLADMAHIAGLVAAGVHPNPVPVCDVVTTTTHKTLRGPRGGLILCRDAEFAKQFDKAVFPGSQGGPLEHVIAAKAVAFGEALQPSFKAYAKQVVANAQALAARIKERGIDVVSAGTDNHIVLLDLRGIGMTGKVADLLVSDVHITANKNTVPFDPQSPFVTSGLRLGTAACTTRGFDEEAFREVADVIADRLLNPEDAAIEERCRQRVAALCERFPLYAHQRELQPA; encoded by the coding sequence ATGGCGGAGTCCACCGCAGCAGCCACCAATCGCCCCTTGGCTGCCAGCGATCCCGCCATCGCTGCCCTGATTGGCAAGGAGCTGCAGCGACAGCAGACCCACCTGGAGCTGATCGCCTCGGAGAACTTCGCCTCCCAGGCTGTGATGGAAGCCCAGGGCTCCGTTCTCACGAATAAGTACGCCGAAGGTCTGCCCTCGAAGCGCTACTACGGCGGTTGCGAGCACGTCGATGCGATCGAAGAGCTGGCGATTGAGCGGGCCAAGGAGCTCTTTGGGGCGGCCTGGGCGAATGTCCAGCCCCACAGCGGCGCTCAGGCCAACTTCGCGGTGTTCCTGGCGCTGTTGAAGCCCGGCGACACGATCATGGGGATGGACCTGAGCCATGGCGGTCACCTGACCCACGGTTCACCGGTCAACGTCAGTGGCAAGTGGTTCAACGTCGTCCAGTACGGCGTCGATGAGACCACCCAGCAGCTCAACTTCGAGTCCATTCGCAAGCTGGCGCTCGAGCACAAGCCCAAGCTGATCGTCTGCGGCTACTCCGCCTATCCCCGCACGATCGACTTCCAGGCCTTCCGAGCCATCGCCGATGAGGTCGGCGCGTACCTGCTGGCGGATATGGCCCATATCGCTGGTTTGGTGGCTGCGGGTGTTCACCCCAACCCGGTGCCCGTCTGTGATGTGGTCACCACCACCACCCACAAGACCCTGCGTGGTCCCCGCGGCGGCCTGATCCTTTGCCGTGATGCGGAGTTCGCCAAGCAGTTCGATAAAGCCGTCTTCCCCGGCAGCCAGGGCGGTCCCCTGGAACACGTGATCGCGGCCAAGGCAGTGGCCTTTGGTGAGGCCCTGCAGCCCAGCTTCAAGGCCTACGCCAAGCAGGTGGTTGCCAACGCTCAAGCCCTGGCCGCTCGCATCAAAGAGCGCGGTATTGACGTGGTGAGTGCGGGCACCGATAACCACATCGTGCTGTTGGATCTGCGGGGCATCGGCATGACCGGCAAGGTCGCCGACCTCCTCGTGAGCGATGTGCACATCACGGCGAACAAGAACACGGTTCCCTTTGATCCCCAGTCCCCCTTTGTGACGAGCGGTCTGCGGCTGGGTACCGCCGCTTGCACCACCCGCGGATTCGATGAAGAGGCCTTCCGTGAGGTGGCCGATGTGATTGCCGATCGCCTGCTCAACCCGGAGGACGCAGCGATTGAGGAGCGTTGCCGCCAGCGCGTCGCTGCGCTGTGTGAGCGTTTCCCCCTCTACGCCCACCAGCGCGAGCTGCAGCCCGCTTGA
- a CDS encoding DUF3181 family protein, which translates to MALSPGEIRDLQLAIADRIYIQIGGWHLYLGDAGLAETLAIECAARLDQGAGVCARQSLEAVQVPIGGGSSKLPLARLVPAGQLQDLEDLLENHS; encoded by the coding sequence ATGGCCCTCTCCCCTGGCGAGATCCGCGACCTGCAACTCGCGATTGCCGATCGCATCTACATCCAAATCGGAGGTTGGCACCTCTACCTCGGAGACGCTGGCCTCGCCGAAACCCTGGCAATTGAATGCGCCGCCAGGCTCGATCAAGGCGCCGGTGTCTGCGCACGGCAGTCCCTCGAAGCCGTGCAAGTTCCGATTGGTGGCGGGAGCAGCAAGCTTCCCCTTGCCCGCCTGGTCCCGGCCGGACAACTGCAGGACCTGGAGGATCTGCTGGAGAACCACAGTTAG
- a CDS encoding competence/damage-inducible protein A, translating to MTAEVLCVGSELLLGNITNGNARWIAEQLAALGVPHQRQMVVGDNRERLMAEVRQAAGRCRVLITTGGLGPTPDDLTTEAIAAAFETPLVEHPEIWAEIQARLSARGRICSPSNRRQAFLPEGAAVLPNPTGTAPGMVWSPVPGFTVLTFPGVPSEMKAMWQQTAAPWLRQSGLAAGVFASRMLRFWGVSESALAEEMADLLEQANPTVAPYAGAGEVKLRITARAEHQADAEALLLPVEREIRRRTEQSCFGVDEQSLAEVVLQQLRQRGQTVAVAESCTGGGLGAALAAVPGASDVFLGGVIAYANGVKQALLGVPAELLQAHGAVSDPVAQAMAEGARRATGADWGLAITGVAGPGGGSDEKPVGLVHLAIAGPDGCSSEGVRFGTSRGRTWIQTLSAGEALNRLRLQLA from the coding sequence TTGACGGCTGAGGTCCTATGCGTCGGCAGTGAATTGCTGCTGGGCAACATCACCAACGGCAATGCCCGCTGGATTGCGGAGCAATTGGCGGCCCTTGGGGTGCCCCACCAACGTCAGATGGTGGTGGGGGATAACCGAGAGCGCTTAATGGCTGAGGTCCGCCAGGCGGCTGGGCGCTGCCGCGTCTTGATCACCACCGGGGGACTGGGTCCCACCCCAGACGACCTCACAACGGAGGCCATCGCCGCTGCGTTTGAGACCCCCTTGGTGGAGCACCCCGAGATCTGGGCCGAGATCCAGGCGCGCCTGTCTGCTCGCGGCCGAATCTGCTCCCCGAGCAACCGCCGCCAGGCCTTTTTGCCTGAGGGTGCTGCCGTGCTGCCGAACCCCACCGGCACGGCTCCGGGAATGGTCTGGAGCCCAGTTCCAGGCTTCACGGTCCTGACCTTCCCGGGGGTTCCCAGTGAGATGAAGGCGATGTGGCAGCAGACCGCGGCTCCCTGGCTGCGTCAGTCCGGCTTGGCCGCGGGGGTCTTCGCTAGCCGGATGCTGCGGTTCTGGGGGGTCTCGGAATCAGCCTTGGCGGAGGAGATGGCGGATCTGCTTGAGCAGGCCAACCCGACCGTGGCCCCCTATGCCGGTGCCGGGGAGGTCAAGTTGCGCATCACGGCCAGGGCCGAGCATCAGGCGGATGCTGAAGCTCTGCTCCTGCCCGTGGAGCGCGAGATCCGCCGCCGCACCGAGCAGAGCTGTTTTGGTGTGGATGAGCAGAGCCTGGCTGAGGTTGTTCTGCAGCAGCTGCGGCAGCGGGGGCAGACCGTTGCCGTTGCGGAGAGTTGCACCGGAGGCGGATTGGGCGCGGCCTTGGCCGCTGTCCCCGGGGCCTCTGATGTGTTCCTGGGCGGGGTGATCGCCTACGCCAATGGCGTGAAGCAGGCTCTATTGGGCGTTCCGGCGGAGCTGTTGCAGGCCCACGGTGCCGTGAGTGATCCGGTCGCGCAGGCGATGGCGGAAGGAGCGCGGCGCGCAACGGGTGCTGATTGGGGGCTGGCGATTACCGGTGTGGCAGGACCCGGTGGTGGCAGCGACGAGAAACCCGTGGGCTTGGTGCATCTGGCGATCGCCGGTCCGGATGGCTGCAGCAGCGAGGGGGTGCGCTTTGGTACGAGTCGCGGGCGGACCTGGATTCAGACCCTCAGCGCCGGTGAGGCCCTCAACCGATTGAGGCTGCAGTTGGCCTGA